A DNA window from Turicibacter sp. TJ11 contains the following coding sequences:
- the radA gene encoding DNA repair protein RadA, protein MAKARTKTSFFCQQCGTESLKWVGRCPGCGEWNTMVEELKPTKAEQRRGFVASESMAKPQRLQEIETKEEARIQTSMSELNRVLGGGIVRGSLVLCGGEPGIGKSTLLLQTAQDLAHKNVQVLYVSGEESARQIKLRAERLGVSSEHLYIYAETDLTLIERQIQQLKPEFVIIDSIQTIHMPEVTSAPGSVSQVRECTAQLMKIAKIGGISVFIVGHVTKDGNIAGPRLLEHMVDTVLYFEGDRHHTYRILRAVKNRFGSTNEIGIFDMKEEGLDEVTNASEVFLEDRTKGLPGTAIMASIEGTRPILVEIQSLLTPTSFGNPKRMASGVDHNRVSLILAVLEKRMGFFLQNQDTYVKVTGGVKLDEPAVDLAIVASIVSSYKDKMTPSGDVYMGEVGLTGEIRRVSRIEERVKEAKKLGFTRAIIPKKNIGGWTAPKGMEIVGVDTISDALKAMFKDDLKF, encoded by the coding sequence ATGGCGAAAGCAAGAACAAAAACATCATTTTTCTGTCAGCAATGTGGGACAGAAAGTTTAAAATGGGTCGGAAGATGTCCAGGTTGTGGCGAATGGAATACGATGGTGGAGGAATTAAAGCCCACAAAGGCAGAACAGCGCCGTGGCTTTGTAGCAAGTGAAAGTATGGCAAAACCTCAACGTCTACAAGAGATAGAAACAAAAGAGGAAGCACGTATTCAGACATCAATGAGTGAGCTTAACCGTGTTCTTGGTGGTGGAATTGTTCGTGGATCACTTGTTCTGTGTGGGGGTGAGCCTGGGATTGGGAAATCAACACTACTTTTACAAACGGCACAAGATTTAGCGCATAAAAATGTTCAAGTATTATATGTTTCAGGAGAAGAATCTGCTCGTCAAATTAAACTTCGTGCTGAGCGTTTAGGAGTAAGTAGTGAGCACTTATATATTTACGCAGAAACAGATTTAACTTTAATTGAACGTCAAATTCAACAGTTAAAACCAGAGTTTGTCATTATCGACTCGATTCAGACGATTCATATGCCAGAGGTAACATCGGCACCTGGGAGTGTCTCGCAAGTTCGTGAATGTACGGCCCAATTGATGAAAATTGCTAAAATTGGTGGAATTTCAGTCTTTATTGTCGGACATGTGACGAAAGATGGAAATATCGCTGGGCCACGTTTACTCGAGCATATGGTGGATACTGTCTTATATTTTGAAGGAGATCGTCATCATACGTATCGTATTTTACGAGCAGTTAAAAACCGATTTGGGTCAACGAATGAGATTGGAATCTTTGATATGAAAGAAGAGGGGCTTGATGAAGTGACGAATGCTTCAGAGGTCTTCTTAGAAGATCGCACGAAAGGATTACCAGGAACGGCGATTATGGCCTCAATTGAAGGAACACGTCCAATCTTAGTTGAGATTCAATCATTATTAACGCCGACTTCATTTGGAAATCCAAAACGAATGGCATCTGGAGTGGATCATAATCGTGTGTCTTTAATTTTAGCCGTGCTTGAAAAACGTATGGGATTCTTCTTACAAAATCAAGATACATATGTGAAAGTAACTGGTGGTGTAAAGTTAGATGAACCGGCTGTCGATTTAGCAATTGTGGCAAGTATTGTTTCAAGTTATAAAGATAAAATGACGCCAAGTGGCGATGTATATATGGGAGAGGTTGGATTAACCGGTGAAATTCGACGTGTCTCTCGTATCGAAGAGCGTGTCAAAGAAGCGAAAAAACTTGGGTTTACGCGCGCAATTATTCCAAAGAAAAATATAGGTGGATGGACAGCTCCAAAAGGAATGGAGATTGTTGGGGTTGATACCATTTCGGATGCACTTAAAGCAATGTTTAAAGATGATTTGAAGTTCTAG
- a CDS encoding DUF4349 domain-containing protein, translating into MGVWNFLKRVFWLMITAIMVLILVSLIPLSFKERIESDESDEVIPSLSSSLINDESSQTYFNISIKMNVSQISESLSQLNVLVQQGSGTVMSSSLVAIDQMLESYMGSCILEIESTEVEEFLQQVELIGQITQMETYTNSEVLVTEDIDSWLSNLSMQQSKYQTLLSEAETVSEIIKIEEELARVQVEMDKWSALKAQDDVARNKVTIIFELKEQEIQDDSRWGVMIQNELSVQLNRISQVTRWLLVKLIGLVPYVVILFVVILIMRCLFRGRKRKR; encoded by the coding sequence TTGGGAGTATGGAATTTTTTAAAGCGTGTCTTTTGGTTGATGATAACAGCAATTATGGTACTTATTCTTGTTAGTTTAATTCCATTATCATTTAAGGAAAGAATAGAAAGTGACGAAAGCGATGAGGTAATCCCATCGCTTTCGTCGTCATTAATCAATGATGAGTCATCTCAGACGTATTTTAATATTTCAATTAAAATGAATGTTTCACAAATTAGTGAGAGTTTATCACAATTAAATGTATTAGTTCAACAGGGATCGGGGACGGTGATGTCATCTAGTTTAGTAGCAATAGATCAAATGTTGGAAAGCTACATGGGTTCATGTATCTTAGAAATTGAGTCAACAGAGGTGGAAGAATTTTTACAGCAGGTTGAGCTCATAGGGCAAATTACTCAGATGGAGACATATACTAATAGTGAAGTCTTAGTAACGGAAGATATAGATAGTTGGTTATCGAATTTAAGTATGCAACAATCGAAATATCAGACACTGCTTTCAGAGGCAGAGACCGTTAGCGAAATTATCAAAATCGAAGAAGAATTAGCACGAGTTCAAGTAGAGATGGATAAATGGTCTGCCTTGAAAGCTCAAGATGATGTTGCGAGAAATAAAGTGACAATCATTTTTGAACTGAAAGAGCAAGAAATCCAAGATGATTCAAGATGGGGAGTAATGATTCAAAATGAGCTGTCCGTTCAACTGAATCGAATTAGCCAAGTGACACGTTGGTTATTAGTTAAATTGATCGGGCTAGTTCCATATGTCGTCATTTTATTCGTGGTCATACTCATTATGCGATGTTTATTTAGGGGACGTAAACGGAAACGATGA
- a CDS encoding YobA family protein, with protein MKKWLISGGILILILLGCSQIWQVDNAMTIEGTVLQISEASVLLSQKKEISMDDLVKTYEEWMEGDYDLISVSNVEGVEVGMKLRVIISGTIAESYPSQTQAKSYEILNQLQIPKEESDEMTMAPENPYNQELLDIFPKTVGLNQLFNGYAEYGHFQTLKKAQEFGSVFQIIFDGMMTDGYGESVDRLFQLTYEITDEMVIEQIYNEDPYNQLKDSRLLNSIIPNKVLLKLPLEVGNSWTQTFSYQEKEYTAMTEIVRIETNKDGRGTYETFTTVADIEGDYNGCYKETRVFTTGSGMTSFSSLFSFESIGTDDEDFEQSDDLYLFGYSLSAENIIIRE; from the coding sequence ATGAAGAAATGGTTGATTAGTGGGGGAATCCTCATTCTCATCTTATTGGGGTGTTCGCAAATCTGGCAAGTTGACAATGCTATGACGATAGAGGGGACGGTTCTTCAAATTAGTGAGGCTTCGGTGTTATTATCTCAAAAAAAGGAAATCAGCATGGATGACTTAGTGAAGACTTATGAAGAATGGATGGAGGGGGATTATGATTTAATTTCTGTTTCAAATGTCGAAGGTGTTGAAGTGGGGATGAAATTACGTGTAATCATTTCAGGCACGATTGCAGAAAGTTATCCATCCCAGACCCAAGCTAAATCATATGAGATTTTAAATCAACTTCAAATTCCGAAAGAAGAATCGGATGAGATGACTATGGCTCCAGAAAATCCGTATAATCAAGAGTTACTTGATATTTTTCCTAAAACCGTCGGTCTGAATCAATTATTTAATGGGTATGCTGAATATGGCCACTTTCAAACGTTAAAAAAAGCTCAAGAATTTGGATCTGTCTTTCAGATTATATTTGATGGGATGATGACGGATGGGTATGGAGAAAGCGTGGATCGGTTATTCCAATTAACCTATGAAATTACCGATGAAATGGTTATTGAACAGATTTATAATGAAGATCCTTATAATCAATTAAAAGACTCCAGATTATTAAATTCGATTATACCTAATAAAGTTTTATTAAAATTGCCGCTTGAAGTCGGAAATAGTTGGACACAAACATTTAGTTATCAAGAAAAAGAATATACAGCAATGACAGAGATTGTTCGGATTGAAACGAATAAAGATGGAAGGGGAACATATGAAACATTTACAACTGTGGCAGATATAGAAGGAGATTATAATGGATGTTATAAAGAAACTCGAGTATTTACTACGGGTAGCGGTATGACCTCGTTTAGCAGTCTCTTTTCATTTGAATCAATAGGCACGGATGATGAAGATTTTGAACAGTCAGATGATTTATATCTTTTTGGTTACTCTTTATCAGCTGAAAATATTATTATTAGAGAATAA
- a CDS encoding IS1182 family transposase yields the protein MIKDFEQLSLNLSQGHPLYDKIVPKNHPLRLIEEQIDFSFVTPLLSDRYSIDYGRPAYSPEVMFKLLFLKMLYNLSDERVIQEAQVNMAYKYFLNLDPEDPLMHPSSLTKFRKLRLNQEDILEDLLGEVINQAIQKNLIPSKTLIMDATHTRSQYKVKTPIENLREVSKNIRKQLYRYVPEVKDHVPPKLHSTASLEEEVIYTQELIEFSHRYQDKNRQIQEAREKALDILKNGTYQAILSVSDPEAKMGYKSKTEAFAGYKTHLAITEERLMTAIEVTTGEVSDGKYLKTLVEKSKKNGIEVKEVLADAAYSSKENLGYMEQENITAVTPLNPIVLNGGKREVEGFEYNKDAGQMRCPAGHLSVRKARTGKKNQKTNQSLTYYFEIEKCKHCPLRDGCYKPGAKSKTYSMTLKSDIHQKAIDYQKTNEFKDRKKQRYKIEAKNAELKQSHGFQTCKFAGLFGMKIQAYLTAFVVNTKRIVKLVTEKQAIFQISLLDLIQKMDMIENKEKGAYYFINNKLLFQWPQ from the coding sequence ATGATTAAAGACTTTGAACAATTATCCTTAAATCTTTCTCAAGGACATCCCTTATACGATAAAATCGTTCCCAAAAATCATCCCTTACGTTTAATCGAGGAACAGATTGATTTTTCATTTGTCACACCGTTACTAAGTGATCGTTATTCCATTGATTATGGACGTCCTGCCTATTCTCCTGAAGTCATGTTTAAGTTATTATTCCTTAAAATGCTTTACAATCTGTCGGATGAGCGTGTCATTCAAGAGGCTCAAGTCAATATGGCTTATAAATACTTTTTGAATTTAGACCCCGAGGATCCACTCATGCATCCGTCTTCCTTAACTAAGTTCAGAAAACTGAGATTAAATCAGGAGGACATCTTAGAGGATTTATTAGGTGAAGTGATTAACCAAGCGATTCAAAAGAACTTAATTCCATCAAAGACACTGATCATGGATGCCACACATACACGAAGTCAGTATAAAGTTAAAACTCCCATTGAGAATTTAAGAGAGGTTTCTAAAAATATCCGAAAACAACTTTATCGTTACGTTCCTGAGGTGAAGGATCATGTTCCTCCAAAGCTTCATTCCACTGCTTCACTTGAAGAAGAGGTCATTTATACTCAAGAATTAATAGAGTTTTCTCATCGCTATCAAGATAAAAATAGACAGATTCAAGAAGCGAGAGAAAAAGCGTTAGATATCCTAAAAAATGGAACCTACCAAGCCATTCTTTCTGTCTCAGATCCAGAAGCTAAAATGGGTTATAAATCTAAAACTGAGGCGTTTGCCGGATATAAGACACATCTAGCCATCACGGAGGAGCGTCTCATGACAGCGATTGAAGTGACCACGGGTGAAGTCAGTGATGGAAAGTATTTGAAAACATTGGTTGAAAAATCAAAAAAGAACGGGATAGAAGTGAAAGAAGTCTTAGCGGATGCCGCCTATTCAAGTAAAGAGAACTTAGGGTACATGGAGCAAGAAAATATAACGGCTGTAACGCCGTTAAATCCAATTGTCTTAAATGGTGGAAAACGAGAAGTTGAAGGATTTGAATATAATAAAGATGCGGGACAAATGAGATGTCCAGCTGGACATTTAAGTGTCAGAAAAGCCCGTACGGGAAAGAAAAATCAAAAAACAAATCAGAGTTTAACCTATTACTTTGAAATAGAAAAATGTAAGCATTGTCCTTTAAGAGATGGGTGCTATAAACCTGGGGCAAAATCTAAAACTTATTCCATGACCCTTAAATCGGACATTCATCAAAAAGCCATCGACTATCAGAAGACAAATGAATTTAAGGATAGGAAAAAACAACGTTATAAAATTGAGGCGAAAAATGCCGAGTTAAAACAGTCTCACGGATTTCAAACATGTAAATTCGCGGGACTTTTCGGCATGAAAATCCAGGCCTATTTAACAGCTTTTGTCGTTAATACGAAGAGAATAGTGAAGTTAGTGACAGAAAAACAAGCTATCTTTCAGATAAGTTTATTGGATCTCATACAAAAAATGGATATGATAGAGAATAAGGAAAAAGGAGCCTATTATTTTATAAATAATAAGCTCCTTTTTCAGTGGCCTCAATAA
- a CDS encoding cation:proton antiporter, protein MLSYEFLFDIALILMSTKLLGLLTKKIQLPQVVGALLAGLLLGPACLNILHETDFILQVAELGVIVLMFTAGLETDIKELKKTGKASIVIAILGMIIPLAGGFALASMFNKGGISDAAAAPLLQNIFIGIILTATSVSITVETLKELGKLNTRAGNAILGAAIIDDILGVIALTVVTSATSTDVSIGLVLIKIVLFFIVGGVAGFLFSRAMEHSMNRYNMDLRRFVVLSFVFCLLLSFCAEHFFGVADITGAFMAGLVLSNTPRKHYIMNRFETTAYMLLSPIFFASIGIKVVIPEMTPALVAFSVALVIMAILTKILGCGLGAKLCRYTTKEAIQIGTGMVSRGEVALIVASKGSAFGLMGTVFFGPIVIMVVVTTVITPVLLKIVFSKKSSVVNNEPAFEQKIA, encoded by the coding sequence ATGTTGTCTTACGAATTTCTATTTGACATTGCTTTAATTTTAATGAGTACAAAGCTACTCGGATTACTAACTAAAAAAATTCAATTACCACAAGTTGTAGGTGCCTTGTTGGCAGGATTATTACTCGGCCCGGCTTGTTTAAACATTTTACATGAAACAGATTTTATTCTCCAAGTCGCTGAACTAGGCGTGATTGTTTTAATGTTTACGGCAGGGCTCGAAACAGATATTAAAGAATTGAAAAAGACAGGAAAAGCTTCGATTGTGATTGCTATCCTAGGGATGATTATTCCCCTAGCTGGTGGATTCGCTCTTGCTTCAATGTTTAATAAAGGCGGAATCTCAGATGCAGCTGCTGCACCGCTATTACAAAATATCTTTATCGGAATTATTCTTACTGCGACATCGGTGAGTATTACGGTTGAAACATTAAAAGAACTCGGAAAACTAAATACTCGTGCTGGTAATGCAATTTTAGGTGCCGCCATCATCGATGATATTTTAGGAGTCATCGCCTTAACGGTCGTAACAAGTGCAACAAGTACAGATGTGAGTATCGGACTTGTATTGATTAAAATCGTATTATTCTTTATTGTTGGTGGGGTTGCCGGATTCTTATTCTCTAGAGCAATGGAACACAGCATGAACCGATATAATATGGATCTCAGACGATTCGTTGTTTTATCATTCGTCTTCTGTTTATTATTATCATTCTGTGCTGAACACTTCTTCGGAGTAGCTGATATTACTGGAGCATTCATGGCAGGGTTAGTTTTATCAAACACACCTCGTAAACATTACATCATGAATCGTTTTGAAACAACGGCTTATATGTTATTATCACCTATCTTCTTCGCAAGTATCGGAATTAAAGTTGTTATTCCAGAAATGACGCCGGCTTTAGTCGCCTTCTCAGTTGCTTTAGTTATCATGGCTATCTTAACAAAAATATTAGGTTGCGGACTTGGGGCTAAGCTATGTCGCTATACTACTAAAGAAGCCATTCAAATTGGAACAGGAATGGTTTCAAGGGGAGAAGTTGCCCTCATCGTGGCTAGTAAAGGTTCAGCCTTTGGATTAATGGGAACTGTCTTCTTTGGACCAATCGTAATTATGGTTGTTGTGACAACAGTTATTACTCCTGTCCTACTTAAAATAGTCTTTTCTAAAAAATCTAGTGTTGTTAACAACGAACCCGCTTTTGAGCAAAAAATCGCTTAA
- a CDS encoding FUSC family protein: MKQKFISKTIMFILNLVFVMFFQNIFGVTNKMVGIVVLIIGLAITEKDLTQNLGVLTIELLIINLLMGILSYLTLLNPILGLVINFFFIFYVTYGTVAGNKKPYHFSFILGYLFLTLNSPPTLSELPGRLVALTGGTFMIVGLQWVFNRNTYTNILNTQLDRVLTCLHQRMERIIAGDNRSYPEEAMSLQDGVSQFMKVTYDRRSFKGPLTPESMYRITEIIAFEKMYYLLDDVAQDYKAGHIDKTVLNELYTFIKDLQEGDLSDANKLISKWEKDAMPVSIINFKKAVQVLQGAKKQEYPLYKQGLLKQFVKGIDKESYAYKFSLRLAILVGLSLFIVQLFNLTYGRWFCFTILALVQPGFEESRQKTIYRFLGTFVGVILFIILISVFKNDSQLAMIVLVASYIGTYMNRYDLKMIFITVQALGAAIIGTTGSIVIGNRVFYLIIGAFVAYIGNKFLFTIREQEVSQHYLDLYEKDKKHLLLDPKDYPHSMIVEAYHFLQVGQIEKEKYQEWLTISFDALAKAI; encoded by the coding sequence GTGAAACAAAAATTTATTTCAAAGACAATTATGTTTATTTTAAATTTGGTCTTTGTCATGTTTTTTCAAAATATTTTTGGAGTGACTAACAAGATGGTTGGAATTGTTGTTTTAATCATTGGATTAGCTATTACTGAAAAAGACTTAACACAAAACTTAGGCGTGTTAACTATTGAATTATTGATCATTAATTTATTGATGGGAATTTTAAGTTATTTAACCTTATTAAATCCTATTCTAGGATTAGTAATTAATTTCTTCTTTATTTTTTATGTGACTTACGGTACCGTAGCAGGAAATAAAAAGCCGTATCATTTTTCTTTTATTTTAGGTTATTTATTTTTAACCCTGAATTCTCCTCCAACATTAAGTGAATTACCTGGACGTCTAGTTGCATTAACTGGCGGGACGTTTATGATTGTTGGATTACAATGGGTATTTAATCGAAATACTTACACTAACATTTTAAATACACAATTAGATAGGGTACTAACCTGTTTGCATCAGCGAATGGAACGAATCATTGCAGGAGATAATCGTAGCTATCCAGAAGAGGCGATGTCGCTTCAAGATGGAGTCAGTCAATTTATGAAAGTAACATACGATAGACGAAGTTTTAAAGGGCCGTTAACGCCAGAAAGTATGTATCGCATAACTGAAATAATTGCATTTGAAAAAATGTATTATTTATTAGACGATGTAGCCCAAGATTATAAAGCAGGGCATATTGATAAAACAGTACTTAATGAACTTTATACCTTTATTAAAGACCTACAAGAAGGAGATTTATCAGATGCCAACAAATTAATTAGTAAGTGGGAAAAGGACGCAATGCCCGTTTCAATCATTAATTTTAAAAAAGCAGTTCAAGTGTTACAGGGTGCCAAAAAGCAAGAATATCCTCTTTATAAGCAGGGATTATTAAAACAATTTGTAAAGGGAATTGATAAAGAGTCATATGCTTATAAATTTTCACTTCGATTAGCTATTTTAGTTGGACTTTCGTTATTTATTGTTCAATTATTTAATCTGACTTATGGACGTTGGTTTTGTTTTACTATTCTTGCCCTTGTTCAGCCAGGATTCGAGGAGAGTCGTCAGAAAACAATTTATCGATTCCTTGGGACCTTTGTTGGTGTTATTTTATTTATTATTTTAATTAGCGTATTTAAAAATGATTCCCAGCTAGCAATGATTGTTTTGGTTGCTTCTTATATTGGGACGTATATGAATCGTTATGATTTGAAGATGATTTTTATAACCGTTCAAGCTTTAGGGGCTGCTATTATTGGAACAACAGGATCTATTGTGATTGGAAATCGTGTTTTTTATCTTATCATTGGGGCTTTTGTGGCATATATCGGAAATAAATTCTTGTTTACTATTCGTGAACAGGAAGTTAGTCAACATTATTTGGACTTATATGAAAAAGATAAAAAGCATTTATTACTTGATCCAAAAGATTATCCTCATTCAATGATTGTTGAAGCTTATCATTTTCTACAAGTGGGACAAATAGAAAAAGAAAAATACCAAGAATGGTTAACGATTAGTTTTGATGCATTAGCTAAAGCTATTTAA
- the glpX gene encoding class II fructose-bisphosphatase, translating to MRRELAIEFSRATEAAALAGYKWLGRGDKNAADGAAVLAMRHVLNEINIRGEIVIGEGEIDEAPMLYIGERVGTGFGDDVDIAVDPIEGTRMTAMGQANAMTTLAVGEKGSFLKAPDMYMEKLIVGPKAKGVIDLNLSLEENIRRVAEAVNKPLSALTVMTLAKPRHDEQIKQMQALGVRVFAIPDGDVAASILTCMPFSEVDMVYGIGGAPEGVVSAAVIRALDGDMQGRLVLRKDVKGETEENIRMSKDEARRCDEMGVKPGQILKLEDMAKSDNVMFSATGITKGDLLEGIICEDGMATTETLLIRGKSRTVRRIQSVHYLDRKDDQIKEIIL from the coding sequence ATGAGACGTGAATTAGCAATTGAGTTTTCTCGTGCCACTGAGGCAGCTGCTTTAGCAGGGTATAAATGGTTAGGACGCGGAGATAAGAACGCAGCAGATGGAGCTGCCGTACTTGCGATGCGTCACGTATTAAATGAGATTAATATTCGCGGTGAGATTGTCATTGGTGAAGGTGAAATCGATGAAGCGCCAATGTTATATATCGGAGAGCGTGTTGGAACTGGATTTGGTGATGATGTCGATATCGCAGTAGACCCAATTGAAGGAACACGTATGACAGCAATGGGACAAGCAAATGCGATGACAACGTTAGCCGTTGGAGAGAAAGGGTCATTCTTAAAAGCACCAGATATGTACATGGAAAAACTCATTGTTGGTCCAAAAGCAAAAGGTGTTATTGATTTAAATTTATCATTAGAAGAAAATATTCGTCGTGTAGCAGAGGCAGTAAACAAGCCATTATCAGCTTTGACAGTGATGACACTTGCTAAACCACGTCATGATGAGCAAATTAAACAAATGCAAGCTTTAGGTGTACGTGTGTTTGCGATTCCAGATGGAGATGTTGCTGCTTCAATCTTAACTTGTATGCCATTTAGTGAAGTTGATATGGTTTATGGAATTGGTGGAGCACCAGAAGGTGTTGTTTCAGCTGCTGTTATTCGTGCTTTAGATGGAGATATGCAAGGACGTTTAGTTTTACGTAAAGATGTTAAAGGTGAAACAGAAGAAAATATTCGTATGAGTAAAGATGAAGCACGTCGTTGCGATGAAATGGGTGTTAAACCAGGTCAAATTTTAAAATTAGAAGATATGGCAAAGAGCGATAACGTGATGTTCTCAGCAACAGGAATCACAAAAGGTGATTTATTAGAAGGAATTATTTGTGAAGATGGAATGGCAACAACAGAAACATTATTAATTCGTGGGAAATCTCGTACTGTTCGTCGTATTCAATCAGTTCACTATTTAGATCGTAAAGATGATCAAATTAAAGAGATTATTTTATAA